AGGGGCTGGAGCTGGCGGAGATCCCCTCCTTCACCGTCAGCGAGCTGGTGCTCTGTGGCGGCGAGGCCAATGGCTTTCCCAAGCACTTCACCTACTTCCTCCCCGAGGACGAGGGGCACCGCAAGCTCAAGCCGCGCAAGACGCTCATCTTCCACAACATCTACCTGGAGCGCACCCGCTGCCTGAGCCTGCCGCTGCTCCGGCGACTGTGTCCGGAGCTGCCGGTGAAGGACGAGGACGTCTGCGACTCGATGGTGGCACTCACCTGGTTTCGTGGGCACGATGTGGGGCACTACTGGCGCCACCGCGATGCCGCCTTCGGCAGGCTGAAGGAACTCGGCACGGCCCGTTCCTACGCGCTCCAGGAGGCGCTCTGCGACGTGCTCGGCTACCTGGCGCTGCACGGGCCGTGGCGGCAGGAGGCACGGCAGGCCGCGCCCACGGGCTTCTACCTCGCGGAGATGCTCCGCTTCCTCGGTCGCGGCGACCAGACCATCCACCCGGACTTCGAGGCCGCGCACCTGGTGCTCTCCTACCTGGTGAAGAAGGACTTCGTCTCCCTGGACGCGGAGCGCGGCGAGCTGCGCGTCACCCTGGAGCGCTTCCAGGAGGGCGTGACGGAGGTGGCCGGGCAACTCATGCGCGCCGTGCTCGGCGGTGACGTGGACGAGGCGCGCCACCTGCTCGCGGAGCACGGGCTGGCGGCGGATTCCCGCCACAGCCACCTGGAGCCGGTCATCCGCCGGGCCGCGAGCATGGGCAATGACATCCGCTACACCTACGAGGGCTGACAAGATGGGCAATGACAATCTGGAAGGCAAGCGTGTGGTGCTCACGGGCGGAGCCAGTGGCATCGGCCGGGTGACGGCCGAGGCGTTCCTCCGCGCGGGGAGCCGGGTGGCCATCATCGACCGTGACGAGGAGGCCCTGTGGCGGGTGTTGGAGGAACTGGGGCCTGGCGTGTCTGGCTTCGCCGCGGACGTGTCGGAGCCGGCCTCGCTCCGGGAGGCTTTCGTCGGCGTGGACCGGGTGCTGGGGAGCGTGGACGTGCTCGTCGCCAACGCCGGTATCAGTGTGCGGCGTCCTTTCCTGGAGTGCTCCCCGGAGGAGTGGCGGCGGGTCATCTCCGTCAACCTGGACGGCGTCTTCTTCTGCGCGCGCGAGGCGGCCATACGGATGATGGCGGGAGCGGGGGGCGTCCTTCTGCTGATGGGCTCCACCAACGGGCTCGTGGGTTACCCCTATTACGCCTCGTACAACGCCTCGAAGGCGGGCGTCATCGAGCTGGCGCGCTCGCTCGCCATCGAGCTGGCCCCGAAGGTGCGGGTGAACGCCATCTGCCCCGGCTACGTGATGACGCCGATGCAGGAGCGCGAGTACACGCCCGCGATGCTGGAGCAGGTGAACGCGAAGATTCCCCTTCGCCGCCACGCGCGTCCCGAGGAAATCTCCGAACTCTTCCTCTTCCTCGCCTCGGACCGGGCCCGCTACATCCACGGGCAGGCGCTCGTCATC
Above is a window of Cystobacter fuscus DNA encoding:
- a CDS encoding SDR family NAD(P)-dependent oxidoreductase; this translates as MGNDNLEGKRVVLTGGASGIGRVTAEAFLRAGSRVAIIDRDEEALWRVLEELGPGVSGFAADVSEPASLREAFVGVDRVLGSVDVLVANAGISVRRPFLECSPEEWRRVISVNLDGVFFCAREAAIRMMAGAGGVLLLMGSTNGLVGYPYYASYNASKAGVIELARSLAIELAPKVRVNAICPGYVMTPMQEREYTPAMLEQVNAKIPLRRHARPEEISELFLFLASDRARYIHGQALVIDGGELAGGLASSGVSSEGRT